The Planococcus halocryophilus nucleotide sequence ATGAAAAGGCATTTGGTTATGAAAGCGCCAAACGTCATTGGTGATAGCCCAGTAATGATAAGAAATTTCCGATGCTAAGAGTAAAGTTAACAATGTCCAGCGTAACCAATTGACCCCTTGTTGGGTTTCTTTCAACTTATTTTTAAACGAAAAAAGAAGAAGACTTCCGATAAGAGCGATAGTGAGTACGATTAAGTGGCTCGTAGAAAAAAGAGTAAAATAATGAGTAGATGTCGCACCAAACCAACTTTCCATAATATCCCTCCCCATGCCGAATATATTGTGAGAATAGTTTAACATTAATTGGTTATGTAAGTAGCTTTAAGCTGGTAGTTTCACACAAACATAAACAGATGTTTTGCTTAAACGGCTCTTTCTACGATAAACTGCTTTAAAAGCTCCTTAGGAGGAATGCCAGTGGATCATTTGAAATTATTGTCATCCATCACGTACATCGACACAGAACGTTCCATAGAAGCTGGCGAAATGAAAATCGTTGAAACTGAACGCAATATTGACTTATATAGAGATACGTTGATAACACCAGGCACACAATTTCATGTTGCGAATGTATGGGATATCTCTTACAAATCGTTTTCTTCAGAAGCTAGATTGTTATACCTTCATACACACCGTGGTGTACTGACGTATATGATCTACACAGACCCAGATAAATTCGTGAAGACGTTTAAAAAATTGAAAAACGAGAATTACTAAAGAAGGTAGGTTTTTTCCTATCTTCTTTTTCGACTTTATAGAGCTACGTGGAGACGTGTGTGCATTTTATAGGAAAGGAGAAGAGAAAATGGAGAATACCATCAACATTGCAAATCAATGGATTGAAAAAGTGAACGACAAAAACATTAAAGCTGTACTTGAAGTTTCAGATCCGCATATTGAATTGGTCGGACCAAGAGGTGTCGCAGAAGGTCATGATATTTTGCGGAAGTGGATTGAACAGTCAGGCATTCATATGGAAACACAAGACTACTACGCGAAAGGTGACGAAGTGATTTGTGTCCAAAAAGCTACGTGGGAACACCAAAGTGGTCATGTCACGATATACACGTACATGCAAATGAGAAATGGAAAAGTTCATCGTTTAGGGAGATACGACACATTAGATGACGCTTTCGGAGAATGTCATTTAAGTGAAGAAGATTTAGTTGAATAGAAAAGGACGGAGAAATTTCTCCGTCCTTTTTTCTAATGTCGAGAGAACCCAGGGAAATGCCTACCTAGAGCATTTTTCCTTTGTTTCATCTACTACATTTATTTACTTTATTTCACTATTGATCAAATCGCCCAACTCATCCCAATTTTCAACGCGGAGCAAATCGAGATGGCGGTTATACGATTGATCTTTAACAATTACGTTCACAGATTCACCCGTTAATGTATTTAAGACAGCTGGCTTGTCATCGAAATAATAATCCAACTGCAAGTTTTTAATGATCTCCACTTTTTCCGAATCTTTCATACCACAGAAAAAGTTTTCCCTTACGATAGGAAAGCCTTTTTCAACCATCCAGTTGAATGTATTCTCCGTGTATTCGATTGGGCGTGACGTTATATAGTAGATTTCGTGTCCATCTGACTGGAGCTGCTTTAATAATTCGAGTGCACCAGAATAGAGCGGACAGTTAGTGAAATACAAAAAGTCTAACGAACGATTCCACATATTTTTACCTTCTTCGTCACTTAAACCGAATGCTTCATGTATTTCAACACGATTCAAATCGTGGAAAACAGCGATATCTACTGGTTGGTCTAATTGTTCTTGGTAATAATGAAAGGCATATTCCCGCAAATTAATCAATGTATCGTCTATATCAAAACCGAATTTCATGTGCTGCTGCCTCGCTTTTCAGGATAGCCTGTAAATTTAAAGTCTTTCCCCACTTTGCTGAATTCACCATCACGCAAATCGATAGCATCTTTCATCCATTCCACACCTGTTCCTTCAATAAAAGTCGGTGCCATTGTCCCGCCCACAAGTTTAGGTGCAAAATAAAATACCACTTTATCGATCAAGTCGTTTTCTAGAAACGCCGCATTGATCGTGCCGCCACCTTCGATAAAGAGTGAAGAAATGCCTTTTTCACCGAGCGTACGAACAACGTCGACGACATCGACTTGCGTGTCATGACTAGTTTCAAATATCGAAACGCCTAATTTTTCTAATGCCTGTCGTTTATCGGCATTGTAATTTTTACTGGTGAAAATCCACGTATCGACAATGCCATCTGTAACAATTTTGGAATCAAGCGGAATACGTAATGTAGAATCTAGTACAATACGAAGCGGGTTTCGACCGTTCGAAATACGCGCCGTCAATTCAGGATCGTCTTCAATAACAGTGCCAACGCCAACTAAAATGGCCATGTTCTGACTACGCATCAAGTGAACATCTAATCGTGCTTCTTCTGCTGTAATCCATTTGCTATCAAGAGAGTGGGTGGCGATTTTGCCATCTAGTGTAGACGCAGCTTTTAATGTCACAAAAGGAGTTTTCGTTACGATGAATTTATTAAAGACTTCGTTGATCTTTATAGCTTCCTCCTCACGAACTCCCACGATTACTTCAATACCTGCTTCTTTTAGCATTCGTACCCCATTTCCGGCAACGATGGGGTTGGGGTCTAAAGTTGCGACGATCACTTTTGTAATGCCCGCATCGATAATCGCTTGCGCGCAAGGGCCGGTACGACCGAAATGAGAGCAAGGTTCAAGTGTTACATAGATAGTAGCGCCTCGACTCATGTCACCCGCCATGCGGAGTGCATGAATCTCAGCATGGGGTTCACCTGCTTTTAGATGCGTACCAATGCCAACAATTCGGTTGTCATTAACGATAACAGAGCCAACGAGAGGGTTAGGATCTGTTTGCCCTTTTAACGTTTGCGCATTCGTCAAAGCAAGGTTCATATAAAAATCATGGTTTGACATGAAAAATATCCTCCTCGTCCTTTAGGTGTCCAGAACGATCGATTTTTGTTTGCAAGTAGTCTTTATTGTATTCGGATGCGTCTCCCCAAAGAGCAGTTCTGGATGCAATTTGCAATCCCGCTTTTTCGATGGCATCGACTTTTTTAGGATTATTAGTCATTAACGTGACAGGCTTAGTGCGAAGTGCTTGTAGTACAGCGATCGCGTCCCCATAATTTCTGGAGTCATCCACGTATCCCAATTGTTCATTTGCTTCAACGGTATCATAGCCATTTTCTTGTAGAACATACGCCATTGCTTTACTGAAGAGGCCAATGCCGCGCCCTTCGTGATTTGCTAAATAAAACAATGCACCTGTACCGTGGTCGGTAATTCGCTTCATCGATTGTTTTAGTTGGTAGCCGCAATCACAACGTTTACTGCCGAAAATATCACCTGTATGACAAATAGAGTGCATGCGGATTAACGCTTCTTCATTATTTTCGAAGTCTCCATATACAAGAACACTCGATTGTTGATATTCAGCAAGGTTAGCTGAGTTAAGTTTTTCGATGATGCTCTCGTAATCTTCCGTAACTTCGTCAAGGCTCAACCAGCAATACCAATTGAATACAAAAGTTTCTTCATATAAATTGACAGGCAGCCGGATTGGACCCACTAAGTACACGGCGCCTTCTTCAGTTTGGATCATTTGAATTTTCTCTTTTAATATCGCAAATACTTTCGGATCTAGCTTCATGGTTGTCATTTTAGTTCCCCCTACATGACTATCTACATAATATCGTACTACATCTTGTTACTAAAAATAAGTTATTAGTCTCGAGAGGTTTTAAATGATAATAATTATCGTCTGAAAAAGGTATAACCTTTCCATAAGTGATATACATTATCAATTAAAATACTTTATTCTCATTTGATTTGATTGTTTAACAAGGCTATGTTATATTAACTACATTATAATAATTCTAAATAAGAAATAGGAGGAATAAAACATGTTATCAGAGAAACTAACGAATGCGTTAAACGATCAATTCAATAATGAATTACAAGCGGCACATGCGTATACGGCAATGGCAGCGTATTTTTCGAAAAAAGGGTACCATGGTTTTGCCAACTTCTATTTAATCCAATCTAAAGAAGAACATTACCATGCGATGAAGTTTTATCATTATTTAGTAACAATGGATGAAAAGCCAGTATTACAGGCATTAACTGAACCGAAAAATCATTTTAACAGCGCATTGGATGTTTTAGAAAATTCATTGGCTCAAGAGAAAAGCGTAACGAGCAATATTTATGCATTGGTCACATTGGCTAGTGAATTAGAAGAGCATGCGACATTATCGTTCTTAGATTGGTTTATCGAAGAACAAATGGAAGAAGAAAAATCATTCCGCGATATTATTGCAAGAGTAAAAGCCATTGAAGAAGGCGGAGAATACTTCTTGAAAATGGATGATGAATTTGCACAGCGTAAACTAGAAGATTAATAGCAAGCCAAGCAGCACACCATAAAACGTGTGCTGTTTTTCTGCCTGAAAGGAAGTGACATGGATGTCTGTAAAATATAAACCGGCTATCCATTTTAATCATGTGGATTTTTCATTTGGACAAAACCCGATTTTAAAAGGCATTACCGGATCTTTTCCGGAAGGGAAAATTACCACGTTAGTCGGTCCATCTGGAGCGGGAAAAACGACTTTACTGAAATTGTGCAATGGGCTATTATCCGCACAATCGGGAGAAGTGTATATTAAAGATCGCGCGATTGAAAGCTATGAGCCAGTTGAGTTGCGCCGCTTAGTTGGAATCGCACTTCAAAGTGCGCCGATGATTGCAGGCAGCGTGTATGAAAATTTAACACTGCCACTAGAACTTCAAGGAGCTTCGTTGTCGAAAGACGATGCGCTTGAGTTATTGCATGATGTCGGATTGGAAAAAGAGCTTCTTGAGCGGAAAGTGAAAGATTTGTCTGGTGGGCAGCGTCAAAAAGTTTCCATTGCCAGAACACTCGTCAACAAACCGGAAGTTTTGTTACTTGATGAAATTACATCTTCTTTAGATCGCACTTCTTTAAGAGAAATTGAAGAATTAATAGTTAAAATCAACCGGAAATACCATACCACGATTATTTGGATTACTCATAACTTGCAACAAGCGCTTGAAATTGGTGATTATACATGGGTCATGATGGACGGCGAAGTAATTGAAACAGGTGAAAGTGAATTGCTTAAAGATCCGGTAAATGATAAAGTCAAACGGTTTGTCAGGGGGGGAGCAGAATGAGCTACCTGACGTTATCGATTACTTTAATTTTCGTATTGATTCCTCTCGTGTTATCTAAAACCTTAAAGCTTGGATTAGAGAAAGACACAATCATTGCAACGTTACGTTCGATTGTACAATTATTGGCAGTCGGTTATGTACTGAAGTTCGTTTTTGATTCAGACAGCTTGCTTTATATTTTCATGATGGTTGGTTTAATGGTCGTCGCAGCTACGCATAACGCGCAGAAAAAAGGAGCAGCGATTCAAGGCATCACGACCAAAGTGGCGGTTACGTTAATCTCTGTAGAAGTACTTACGCAAAGTATTTTACTGGGCTTTAATATTACACCAGCGACGGCGCAATACATTATCCCGATTAGTGGCATGGTTATCGGAAACTCGATGGTCTTGTCCATCTTGTTCTTGAATCGCTTTACAGCGGAAGTAGAATCACATCAAGATCAAACCGAATTGATCTTATCGCTCGGAGGAACGCCTAAACAGGCGATTCACCGGCAACTAATCACATCGATCAAAGCCAGTATGATTCCAACGATTGAAAGCCAGAAAACGGTAGGACTCGTTCAGTTACCAGGGATGATGAGCGGCCAAATTATTGCGGGGGCAGACCCGATTCAAGCTGTTCAATTTCAATTGCTCATCATGTTCTTACTACTGACAACTGCTGCTGTGACAAGTGTTATGCTTGGTTTCTTGTCGTACCCTACGTTGTTCAATCAGCGGATGCAATTAATGAGAAACTCATAATCATTAAGAAATGCGCCAAATTCGAGTTACTCGAATTTGGCGCTTTTTATCGAGGATAAAATGTGTCGATTTCAAATGCTCCTGATCCTGGTAATTTTTCTACTAAACTCGAACCGAAGAGTCCAGCGGGTGTATAATAGCCCCCATCGATTTGTTCACTCAAGAGACGACGAACGAGATCAAGTGAGCCATAAACGGTTAAATCGTAAACATTCGCGGTTTGAAGGCGAGCGACTTTCAGAACGCCCTCCGCATTTCTTGCCTCTCCCCAAATATAAGCAGGCGTGTTAGCTCGGAATTCGTTATTCGGACCTTTTACTCGTTTTTCTACTTGTTTCTGTAACATTTCTTTTACCCAATCGGACGCAAACAATGGACTCGCTATTTTCATCAAACGAGCGCTTTGAATTTTTGGTTTGCTCATCGGAATCCAAGTGGAAATGGTCGGTACACCAGTTGTATAGTAAGCGGTCGAAACATCACCCCAAGGAATTCCCATAGCAGAACGTGAACCTCGCCCAAAATCAATGATTCGGTGTTGACTGCCAAGTGTGACAGGTTCTAGCACACCGTCTTTTCTATGCATGCTAGTTGATCCTATACCTTGAATCATCGTTTTAAACGTACCTGGTGAAACGCCTGAATCCGAATCGAAACCAAGAGATAATTCAATCGCATCGGGCAATGCTTCTTTTAACTTTAAAGCGGTGCAATCGGTCGGGATAACATCAAATCCGACTCCAGAACAAAGGATAATGTCTTTTTCTACTGCTTGAGCATGTTGTGAATGAGTGTATTCGAATACAGAAATTTCTCCTGTAATATCTAAGTAATGCGTCTTTGCTTGCAGACAAGCTTGAATCATCGGTTTACTTGTCAGGTCAAAAGGACCTGCACAGTGAAGAACCAAATCTATGTCTTTCAACTGTTTTGCTGCATGGTCATTTAACGGAAATGCTTGGAATGCCAGCGACAGTTCCTCGGCTAAGGGTCTGATTTTATCTGCATTACGTCCTGCAAGTACAGGTGATAATCCTCTCTTCACAGCTTCTCTAGCAATCAGTTCGCCTGTATAGCCATTTGCACCATAAATCATCCACGTCTTCATTTTATCGACTCCTCGCTTTTAAGCTACTCTACTGTATTCTCTAAACTACTATAAAAACCTTTATGTAATGAAGTTAAAAGAACTATCCTTACATTTTTTTACTAATAATGATTGACGTGGAAAATTAAAAGTGCTTTAATTATTTTTAGATTCAGAAAAGTCTAAAAACGAGGGGTGGAAGACGTGACGAAAGTAATCACAGAAAATGGCTCACAGCAGGATGCAAGGGGAGAGAAAGAGGCAACGCATGAAAGGCCAGTGGTTAAGGAGCCAGATTTTCAAAAAATCGAGAACTCATCCAATTTCAGAGAGTTGATGCGTAAAAAGAAGACCTTTCTTATCTCGACGACGGCATTATTTCTAGGGCTGTATCTCTTATTTAATATTGTGATTTCCTATACCAATTGGTTGGACGCGCCTTTCATTGGAGACATAACATGGGTGTGGGTATTCGCTTTTTCTTTATTCGCCATGACATGGATTCTTGTAACCGTATACATGAAAAAAGCAGAAAAGTTTGATGCAATGGCTAAAGCTACGTTAAAAGAATTTGATTATGACGAGGAGGAAACAAAATGAATGCTACGGTTATATCCATTTTTATTTTTATCGTGGGGATCACCCTTGTCATTACTTATTTTGCAGCAAAACGTACAAATTCCGCGAGTGACTTTTATACAGCTGGTGGGGGCTTGACTGGCTGGCAAAACGGCTTGGCCATTGCAGGAGATTACTTATCAGCAGCTTCTTTTCTAGGAATTGCCGGAGCTATCGCGTTGTTTGGATTTGATGGTTTCTTATTTTCTATAGGCTATCTTGTGGCCTATTTAGTGGTTCTTTTTATCGTTGCTGAACCATTGCGTAATTTAGGGAAATACACGCTTGCTGATATGATCAATGCACGTTTTAATGCTAAAAAAGTTCGTGGAGCAGCGGCATTAAGTTCTATCACAATTGTCATATTCTATATGATTGCTCAATTAGTTGGAGCAGGAGCATTGATTCAATTGCTGTTTGGCATTGATTACATATGGGCTGTGTTGCTAGTTGGTATCATGATGACTATCTATGTATTATTTGGAGGGATGACAGCGACAAGTTGGGTACAGATTATCAAAGCCGTGCTGTTGATGGTTGGTACAGTTATTTTATCTTTCCTAGTGCTCAAGAATTTCAATTTTAATATTCTAGACATGTTCACACAGATGAAGACGGCGACGCCTCATGGAGAAGCGTATTTAAGTCCTGGAGTGAAATACAAAATGCCATTGGATACCATTTCACTCATGCTTGCCTTGGTTCTTGGAACTGCAGGACTGCCGCACATCTTGATGCGCTTTTTCACAGTAAAAGATGCGAAAACAGCACGAAGCTCAGTTATGTGGGCAACTTGGATTGTTGGGATTTTCTATGTAATGACCATCTTCCTAGGTTTCGGGGCCGCAGCTTTTGTTGGGTCTGATTTAATCACTTCAACAAACCCTGCTGGGAATATGGCCGCACCTCTATTGGCGCAAGCCTTAGGTGGCGATATTTTAATGTCGTTTATTTCTGCAGTCGCATTTGCGACGATTCTTGCTGTAGTAGCGGGTCTGGTGTTGACTGGTGCTTCGGCTTTTGCTCATGATATTTATGGACAAATTATTAAAAAAGGTCAAGCGACAGAACGCCAGCAAATGTTGGCAGCTCGTTATGCATCGCTTGGGGTATCTGCGTTTTCAATTTTGTTGGCTATCTTTGCGCAAAGTTTAAATGTGGCGTTTCTCGTATCTCTGGCATTTTGTATTGCAGCAAGTGCCAATTTACCAGTCATTCTTTACACGATTTTCTGGAAACGATTTAATACTACAGGGGCAGTATCGGCAATTCTAACAGGATTGATATCAGCGTTAGTACTGGTGTCCTTAAGTCCGAGTGTGATGAATCCGGTGGCGGGTGCGGCAATTTTCGTAGGAGATCCAATTTTCCCATTAACCAACCCGGCGTTATTCTCTGTACCGCTTGGATTTATTGGTGGATGGGTAGGTACGATGCTATCAAAAGAACTCGATATCAAGAAATATTCAGAGGTCAATGTCCGTGCAAACACAGGTGGATTTAGACAATTATAAAAAATGGAAAACCCGGTGCTTAATAAGCATTGGGTTTTTTCAATGGAATAATAAAGGATTCGAGAAGGATACGACGAATTAGGGAAGTAAGAAAAAACTGGAAATTAAGGGGAGTGAACTAAATGGCGAAGTTAAATTTAATTCCTTACCGAATAGAAGAAATCGCAGATCAGGCACCACGAATTCCTAGAGGGGTACGGATGATTCAAGCGCCGGAAGTATGGCAGTGGGCAGAGAGAGGAAAAGGGAAGATCATTGCGATTCTAGACACGGGATGCCAGCCAGATCATCCTGATTTAGAAGGTCGAATTGTAGATGGCAAAAACTTCACACCTGATTACAATGGAGATGCGACGAATTTTGATGATAACAATGGTCATGGGACACATGTTGCGGGAACAGTTGCTGCTTCTTATAGAGAAAGTGGAGGAATAGCAGGTGTGGCTCCTGAAGCTCAGCTACTTATTTTAAAGGTATTGTCCGGTGAAGGTGGCGGGGAGTATCAAGGAATTATCGACGGTATGCAGTATGCAATTGATTGGAGAGGGCCAAATGGCGAGCGTGTCCATGTCATTTCCATGTCTTTAGGTGGTCCAGAAGATGTAGAAGAATTGCATGCGGTAGTGAAACGGGCTGTGGATGCAGGAATTCCAGTAGTGTGTGCAGCAGGAAACGAAGGAGACAATAAATACGATACAAACGAATATGCTTATCCGGGAGCATACGGAGAAGTGATTCAAGTAGGGGCTGTGGATTTTAATCGTCGCATTGCCAATTTCAGCAATACGAATGATGAAATCGATTTAGTAGCTCCGGGAGTGGATATCTATTCAACATTTCCTGGTGGCAAGTATGCCAGCCTTTCAGGAACTTCAATGGCGACACCTCATGTTTCAGGAGCGTTAGCATTAATTAAGAACATTGCCGAAAAAGAATTTGCTCGTGAACTGACAGAAGCTGAATTATATGCTCAACTCGTTCGGCGAACCATGTCTATTGGCTACCCGAAAACCGCAGAAGGAAATGGTGTACTGGCATTAGATATATTGAATAAAATCGAACAACTAGTTAAAGTGATCAATCAATCGTATAACACAGATGAAAAAATGGATGTAAGAAAACTTTAATGTTGCGAGCCACCCTACGGAAAACAAGTAGGGTGGTTTTCTATTGGGAAATTCCAAGTAATTTATTTATTTTTAAAATTTGGAATATTAATTTGATATTTCACATTAACATGATTATACTTGTAATTATCTTCTTAATGTCTATTATTTTCGGAATTTACTTCCGTTATGTAGAAGAAATTAACGAAAAACATATTGGAGGGAAAAGAGTGAAAAGAAATTTACAGCGTTCAATGTATCTTTTATTAATGTTGCTGATATTGCTTACTGCTTGCTCGGAAAGCACGAAAGAAGAAAGCTCAGAAAACAATGTGAAAGAAATGACGGAAGAAGATAAACAAGGTGGCACATTGATTTACGGACGTGGGGCTGACTCAGTCGGCTTAGATCCAATCAATGTCACGGATGGTGAATCCATCCGAATCACCCATAATGTTTTTGAAACATTACTGGAGTACGATGACAATTTAGAGTTACAACCGAAACTGGCTACAGAGTATAGTTCTAGCGAAGATGGCTTGACCTGGACATTCCAATTACGCGAGGGCGTTAAATTTCATGATGGAACTGATTTTAACGCAGAAGCTGTTGTCTTTAACTTTGAACGATGGATGGATCCAGAAAATCCATATCACCAAGGAGACTTTCCATACTATCCATTTCTCTATGGAGGATTTAAAGGAGACGAAAATCATTTGATCGAACATGTTAAAGCGACAGGGGATTATGAGCTTGAAATAAAACTAAAACGGAAAACTGCTCCATTTCTTAGTTACTTAGCCATTTCTATGTTCGGAATTGCCAGCCCAGCTGCCATTGAGCAATATGGTGAGGAATTATATGAGCATCCGGTAGGGACAGGACCCTTCCAATTTGAGGAGTGGAGCCGGAACAGTACTATTACACTAGCAAAAAATCCGAATTATTGGATGGAAGGAAAACCTTACTTGGATAAGCTTATCTATCAAGTAATCCCTGAAAATGCAGCTCGCTTGAATGCATTACAAACCGGAGA carries:
- a CDS encoding S8 family peptidase codes for the protein MAKLNLIPYRIEEIADQAPRIPRGVRMIQAPEVWQWAERGKGKIIAILDTGCQPDHPDLEGRIVDGKNFTPDYNGDATNFDDNNGHGTHVAGTVAASYRESGGIAGVAPEAQLLILKVLSGEGGGEYQGIIDGMQYAIDWRGPNGERVHVISMSLGGPEDVEELHAVVKRAVDAGIPVVCAAGNEGDNKYDTNEYAYPGAYGEVIQVGAVDFNRRIANFSNTNDEIDLVAPGVDIYSTFPGGKYASLSGTSMATPHVSGALALIKNIAEKEFARELTEAELYAQLVRRTMSIGYPKTAEGNGVLALDILNKIEQLVKVINQSYNTDEKMDVRKL
- a CDS encoding cation acetate symporter; its protein translation is MNATVISIFIFIVGITLVITYFAAKRTNSASDFYTAGGGLTGWQNGLAIAGDYLSAASFLGIAGAIALFGFDGFLFSIGYLVAYLVVLFIVAEPLRNLGKYTLADMINARFNAKKVRGAAALSSITIVIFYMIAQLVGAGALIQLLFGIDYIWAVLLVGIMMTIYVLFGGMTATSWVQIIKAVLLMVGTVILSFLVLKNFNFNILDMFTQMKTATPHGEAYLSPGVKYKMPLDTISLMLALVLGTAGLPHILMRFFTVKDAKTARSSVMWATWIVGIFYVMTIFLGFGAAAFVGSDLITSTNPAGNMAAPLLAQALGGDILMSFISAVAFATILAVVAGLVLTGASAFAHDIYGQIIKKGQATERQQMLAARYASLGVSAFSILLAIFAQSLNVAFLVSLAFCIAASANLPVILYTIFWKRFNTTGAVSAILTGLISALVLVSLSPSVMNPVAGAAIFVGDPIFPLTNPALFSVPLGFIGGWVGTMLSKELDIKKYSEVNVRANTGGFRQL
- a CDS encoding nuclear transport factor 2 family protein, with product MENTINIANQWIEKVNDKNIKAVLEVSDPHIELVGPRGVAEGHDILRKWIEQSGIHMETQDYYAKGDEVICVQKATWEHQSGHVTIYTYMQMRNGKVHRLGRYDTLDDAFGECHLSEEDLVE
- a CDS encoding ABC transporter permease, yielding MSYLTLSITLIFVLIPLVLSKTLKLGLEKDTIIATLRSIVQLLAVGYVLKFVFDSDSLLYIFMMVGLMVVAATHNAQKKGAAIQGITTKVAVTLISVEVLTQSILLGFNITPATAQYIIPISGMVIGNSMVLSILFLNRFTAEVESHQDQTELILSLGGTPKQAIHRQLITSIKASMIPTIESQKTVGLVQLPGMMSGQIIAGADPIQAVQFQLLIMFLLLTTAAVTSVMLGFLSYPTLFNQRMQLMRNS
- a CDS encoding GTP cyclohydrolase II, whose protein sequence is MTTMKLDPKVFAILKEKIQMIQTEEGAVYLVGPIRLPVNLYEETFVFNWYCWLSLDEVTEDYESIIEKLNSANLAEYQQSSVLVYGDFENNEEALIRMHSICHTGDIFGSKRCDCGYQLKQSMKRITDHGTGALFYLANHEGRGIGLFSKAMAYVLQENGYDTVEANEQLGYVDDSRNYGDAIAVLQALRTKPVTLMTNNPKKVDAIEKAGLQIASRTALWGDASEYNKDYLQTKIDRSGHLKDEEDIFHVKP
- a CDS encoding saccharopine dehydrogenase family protein, which produces MKTWMIYGANGYTGELIAREAVKRGLSPVLAGRNADKIRPLAEELSLAFQAFPLNDHAAKQLKDIDLVLHCAGPFDLTSKPMIQACLQAKTHYLDITGEISVFEYTHSQHAQAVEKDIILCSGVGFDVIPTDCTALKLKEALPDAIELSLGFDSDSGVSPGTFKTMIQGIGSTSMHRKDGVLEPVTLGSQHRIIDFGRGSRSAMGIPWGDVSTAYYTTGVPTISTWIPMSKPKIQSARLMKIASPLFASDWVKEMLQKQVEKRVKGPNNEFRANTPAYIWGEARNAEGVLKVARLQTANVYDLTVYGSLDLVRRLLSEQIDGGYYTPAGLFGSSLVEKLPGSGAFEIDTFYPR
- a CDS encoding DUF485 domain-containing protein, giving the protein MTKVITENGSQQDARGEKEATHERPVVKEPDFQKIENSSNFRELMRKKKTFLISTTALFLGLYLLFNIVISYTNWLDAPFIGDITWVWVFAFSLFAMTWILVTVYMKKAEKFDAMAKATLKEFDYDEEETK
- the ribD gene encoding bifunctional diaminohydroxyphosphoribosylaminopyrimidine deaminase/5-amino-6-(5-phosphoribosylamino)uracil reductase RibD, with amino-acid sequence MSNHDFYMNLALTNAQTLKGQTDPNPLVGSVIVNDNRIVGIGTHLKAGEPHAEIHALRMAGDMSRGATIYVTLEPCSHFGRTGPCAQAIIDAGITKVIVATLDPNPIVAGNGVRMLKEAGIEVIVGVREEEAIKINEVFNKFIVTKTPFVTLKAASTLDGKIATHSLDSKWITAEEARLDVHLMRSQNMAILVGVGTVIEDDPELTARISNGRNPLRIVLDSTLRIPLDSKIVTDGIVDTWIFTSKNYNADKRQALEKLGVSIFETSHDTQVDVVDVVRTLGEKGISSLFIEGGGTINAAFLENDLIDKVVFYFAPKLVGGTMAPTFIEGTGVEWMKDAIDLRDGEFSKVGKDFKFTGYPEKRGSST
- a CDS encoding phosphate ABC transporter ATP-binding protein, whose protein sequence is MSVKYKPAIHFNHVDFSFGQNPILKGITGSFPEGKITTLVGPSGAGKTTLLKLCNGLLSAQSGEVYIKDRAIESYEPVELRRLVGIALQSAPMIAGSVYENLTLPLELQGASLSKDDALELLHDVGLEKELLERKVKDLSGGQRQKVSIARTLVNKPEVLLLDEITSSLDRTSLREIEELIVKINRKYHTTIIWITHNLQQALEIGDYTWVMMDGEVIETGESELLKDPVNDKVKRFVRGGAE
- a CDS encoding 5' nucleotidase, NT5C type codes for the protein MKFGFDIDDTLINLREYAFHYYQEQLDQPVDIAVFHDLNRVEIHEAFGLSDEEGKNMWNRSLDFLYFTNCPLYSGALELLKQLQSDGHEIYYITSRPIEYTENTFNWMVEKGFPIVRENFFCGMKDSEKVEIIKNLQLDYYFDDKPAVLNTLTGESVNVIVKDQSYNRHLDLLRVENWDELGDLINSEIK
- a CDS encoding ferritin — encoded protein: MLSEKLTNALNDQFNNELQAAHAYTAMAAYFSKKGYHGFANFYLIQSKEEHYHAMKFYHYLVTMDEKPVLQALTEPKNHFNSALDVLENSLAQEKSVTSNIYALVTLASELEEHATLSFLDWFIEEQMEEEKSFRDIIARVKAIEEGGEYFLKMDDEFAQRKLED